The DNA region AGATCGTCCGCGGCGACTGGGAAGGCGCCGTCATGGCCTACCTCGGCCGGCCGACCGACGCGGAACCCGAAGACACCCAGACCGCGCGGGCGTTCGTCGAGGAGACTCGCGACTGGCAGGAAGCGCTCGAGCGCTTTCCGAACCGGCTCCAGTACGAGCGATCGATGCTCCACGAGCTGGCCGAGGGTGACGGTGACGGCGACGGGGACGGGAGCGGGGACGGGAGCGGGGAGGGAGAGAGCGGAGACGGCGGCGGCAGCGAGAAACCGTCCCCCGAGACGTTCCGAAACGCCCTCGAGCGCCTCCCCTCGAACCTCCAGCGGCTGTTCGTCCACGCCGCCCAGTCGTTCGTCTTCAACCGCATTTTGAGCGAACGCCTCGAGGCTGGCCTCCCGTTCGACAGACCGGTCGCCGGCGACGTCGTCTGTTTCGCCGATCTCGACGCGCCGGAGGGGCTCGAGTTGCCCGACGTCGACCGAAGCCAACGCGTCGACGAGCGCCGGGTACGGTCGGTGACTCGCCACTGTGAACGTGGCCGGGCGTTCGTCACTGCGCCGTTGGTCGGCACGGAAACGACACTAGCCGACGGGGAACCGGGCGAGATCGAACGGCGGGTGCTCGCGGATCTCGACCTCGAGCCGTCGGACTTCGAGTTGCCCGGCGAGTTCGATTCGACCGGAACCAGGCGAGCGATCCTCGTTCGCACGCCGCTCGCCGTCGAACCGGATCCGCTGACGTTCTCGTTCTCGTTGCCGAAGGGGTCGTACGCGACGGTCGTGATGCGCGAGTACCTCAAGAGCGACCCGCTCGCACTCGGGTGAGATTGGTCCCACCAGGCTGATTCACGACTCACTAACCGTGGCTCGTGACTCGTGAAACGGCGTCAAGACACCCTCGAAGCCGGCGGTCAGACCTCGTCGTCAGGGTCGTGCGTCGATTCCATCCGTTTCGCCTCGGCGGCGTACCGTTCCTGCAGGTCGGGCTCCTCGACGGTGCCGAGGTCCTCGGCCGAGACGTCTTTGGCGGCCGTCACCGCACCCAGCGCCTGCGAGGCGATTTCTCTTCGGTAGACTCGATTCCCCTCGAGCGTCGCGTACTTGAGAATCACGAGGTCGCGATCGGTGTAGCCGCGCTCGACGAGCCACGCGCGTACGTCGCCGGACTCTGGTGGCATGCGTTCGTGAACGACGCGGTTACTGATACCTGTTCCCCCGGCATCGTCCGCGGATGCGGTGGCCGCGACCCGTACAGGTGGCGACCTCCGTGCCGGCAATCCGCTCCGGACACCGACACGGCCCCAGACTCGAAACACCGCAGTTTTAGGCGCTCGCCGGCAACCACGCCCATGGAGTGTCGCCACTGCGGATCGCCCCTCGAGAAACCCGGCGACTTCTGTCTCGTCTGTCGCACCGGGAACACCGACACGGTGGTCCTCGAGGCCGCCCGCGACCGGGCGACGCTGACGATGCTCGACGACGAGACGCGACTGGGGGAGACGACGATCACGACGGCGCCCGAGGAGGGGGACCTCGAGGTCGTCGAATTCAGAAATTTCGCGAGCCTGCTCGGGGACGAACTCCGCCGAAAGCGCCCGGAGGAGGTCTACGCCGCGGGCGACCGGGACGTGATCCAGGGGGTTCGCGAGGACACCCACTACGCGTTCTACCGCGTCGAGGACGACGACCCCGTCGAAGCCGTCCTCGAGCGACGCGGTGACCGAGCGCTCGACGTGGTCGAGACGGCGCCGGCGGACAAACTCGGCGGGAGCCACACCACCCTCATCGGCGGGCGGGCGGGTATGCGAGCGATCCAGACCGTCGCGGGCCACCCCCACGTCAAGAAGGTGATTCCCGGCCCCATCGACGCCGGCGGCACTGGCTCCCAGTCGGGGCTCCGGGCGAAGGTCACCCGGGCCGACGCCGGCGGAAACGTCCGCATGCTCCTGCGCGACGGCTCGAGCGTCCAGGAGAACCGGATCGTGACGACGGCCCGGGACCGTGAACTGGGCGAGGTCGTCCGCGACGATCTGAACGAGGCGCTGCTCGAGGCGGGCTTGCGGGAGGAGTGACAGCTCCAACTCAACACCTTTATCAGAACGAGGGGGATAGAAACCGATACTATGGCCGAAAAGAAGCGAGGAAAGGTCGGGAGTGCCGGCCGATTCGGAGCGCGATACGGACGCGTCGCTCGACGACGCGTCTCGGAGATCGAACACGACATGCAGTCCTCGAAGGTCGACGGCGACGACGTCAAACGCCTCGGCCCCGGCATCTGGGAGAACGAGGAGACCGGCGAGGTCTTCACCGGCGGTGCCTACCGCCCCCAGACCCCGGCCGGCGAGACCGTCCGTCGCTCGATCCGAGCCGCTCTCGGCGAGGAATCCGACGAGTAGTCCGGAAACCCAGACCACACCACCTCACATGAGTTACAAGTGCTCCCGCTGCAAACGCGACGTACAGCTCGACGAGTACGGGGGCGTCCGCTGTCCCTACTGCGGTCACCGCGTGCTCCTCAAAGAGCGCAGTCGAGACGTCAAGACCGTCGACGTCAACTAGGCATTTTCCGGTGTTTCCCCACGACGCCACCCTCGAGTTCGAGTACGAGTCGCCGACTCGAGCGACGACTGTCGCCGAGGCCGTCGCCCGCGAGGTCGGCGAGATCGACGAAGATCGTTCGCGGACGACGATCGACCGCGAT from Natronosalvus rutilus includes:
- the truD gene encoding tRNA pseudouridine(13) synthase TruD; translated protein: MRQAHPIEQAVGIEHYVSETDGIGGHLRDRDEHFRVRELERFATEPVDASTDAYPHLVFRATLRGWDTNDFARRLSNELGVSRERVSWAGTKDKRAITTQLFSVYGADPADLPDLNRADIDVLGRAGRSLEFGDLAGNAFELVVSDPDEGALERAEAITDELAAFAGLEGEDGGGIGSDDSEPTIGVPNVFGQQRFGSKRPITHEVGLEIVRGDWEGAVMAYLGRPTDAEPEDTQTARAFVEETRDWQEALERFPNRLQYERSMLHELAEGDGDGDGDGSGDGSGEGESGDGGGSEKPSPETFRNALERLPSNLQRLFVHAAQSFVFNRILSERLEAGLPFDRPVAGDVVCFADLDAPEGLELPDVDRSQRVDERRVRSVTRHCERGRAFVTAPLVGTETTLADGEPGEIERRVLADLDLEPSDFELPGEFDSTGTRRAILVRTPLAVEPDPLTFSFSLPKGSYATVVMREYLKSDPLALG
- a CDS encoding DUF2103 domain-containing protein is translated as MECRHCGSPLEKPGDFCLVCRTGNTDTVVLEAARDRATLTMLDDETRLGETTITTAPEEGDLEVVEFRNFASLLGDELRRKRPEEVYAAGDRDVIQGVREDTHYAFYRVEDDDPVEAVLERRGDRALDVVETAPADKLGGSHTTLIGGRAGMRAIQTVAGHPHVKKVIPGPIDAGGTGSQSGLRAKVTRADAGGNVRMLLRDGSSVQENRIVTTARDRELGEVVRDDLNEALLEAGLREE
- a CDS encoding 50S ribosomal protein L37ae translates to MAEKKRGKVGSAGRFGARYGRVARRRVSEIEHDMQSSKVDGDDVKRLGPGIWENEETGEVFTGGAYRPQTPAGETVRRSIRAALGEESDE
- a CDS encoding DNA-directed RNA polymerase subunit P, which produces MSYKCSRCKRDVQLDEYGGVRCPYCGHRVLLKERSRDVKTVDVN